The proteins below are encoded in one region of Aquisphaera giovannonii:
- a CDS encoding winged helix-turn-helix transcriptional regulator, with product MGKRKVTDCAEGCPVEAALDLIGGKWKGVILYHLLKDRVLRFGELRRLLPGVTQRMLTKQLRELERDGILTRTVHAEVPPRVEYALTEMGKSLKGVIRALESWGNARKANART from the coding sequence ATGGGCAAGCGGAAGGTGACGGACTGCGCCGAGGGCTGCCCGGTCGAGGCGGCGCTCGACCTGATCGGCGGCAAGTGGAAGGGCGTGATCCTCTACCACCTGCTGAAGGATCGCGTGCTCCGCTTCGGCGAGCTCCGCCGGCTCCTCCCGGGCGTGACCCAGCGGATGCTGACCAAGCAGCTCCGCGAGCTGGAGCGGGACGGGATCCTGACCCGCACGGTGCACGCCGAGGTCCCGCCGCGCGTCGAGTACGCTCTGACCGAGATGGGGAAATCCCTGAAGGGCGTGATCAGGGCGCTCGAGTCTTGGGGCAACGCGCGGAAGGCGAACGCCCGGACCTGA
- a CDS encoding ureidoglycolate hydrolase has product MADFPGMPLGGDESPDLRLPPALPRHEVPVVRATPVSLAGYGVLVDDPNSYRVELVAWPALGWRPVDPGTGLGGGLASARLHVRREGRALLASDDEGRDDPARGWTIVGWAERPDEAGAAGPAVILPGASYRPDGGQLVVPVDPGPYLAVLARPGDDVGPGDFAGFFVEPGRALSIPPGVWCAAAAAIPAGDGGRFLVRSGRVRARISCDLREEFGVVLSVPVRPPVP; this is encoded by the coding sequence ATGGCGGATTTCCCGGGCATGCCCCTGGGGGGCGACGAATCGCCGGACCTCCGGCTCCCCCCGGCCCTGCCGCGGCACGAGGTCCCGGTCGTGCGGGCGACGCCCGTCTCCCTGGCCGGCTACGGGGTGCTCGTGGACGACCCGAACTCGTACCGGGTGGAGCTCGTCGCGTGGCCCGCGCTCGGCTGGCGGCCCGTGGATCCGGGGACGGGTCTGGGCGGGGGCCTCGCCTCCGCCCGGCTCCACGTCCGCCGGGAAGGCCGGGCCCTCCTCGCCAGCGACGACGAGGGCCGGGACGACCCGGCTCGGGGCTGGACGATCGTCGGCTGGGCGGAGAGGCCGGACGAGGCCGGCGCGGCCGGTCCCGCCGTGATCCTGCCGGGGGCGAGCTACCGGCCCGACGGCGGGCAGCTCGTGGTCCCCGTCGATCCGGGGCCGTACCTCGCCGTCCTCGCGAGGCCCGGCGACGACGTGGGGCCGGGCGATTTCGCCGGTTTCTTCGTGGAGCCCGGCCGCGCCCTCTCCATCCCGCCGGGCGTCTGGTGCGCGGCCGCGGCGGCCATCCCCGCGGGCGACGGCGGCCGGTTCCTCGTCCGCAGCGGGAGGGTCCGCGCCCGGATCTCCTGCGACTTGCGTGAGGAATTCGGCGTCGTGCTGAGCGTCCCCGTCCGGCCCCCGGTCCCCTGA
- a CDS encoding zinc-binding alcohol dehydrogenase family protein, whose amino-acid sequence MKAVGFTKQVPTSDADCLVDVEIPEPVPGPRDLVVRVKAVSVNPVDTKVRKRETPAAGAARILGWDAAGVVEAVGPEVTLFRPGDQVFYAGDLTRPGTDSELHAVDERIVGPKPRSLDFAQAAALPLTSLTAWELLFDRMRVPHGEKTRRGTLLVINGAGGVGSILVQLARRLTGLTVVATASRPETVAWVKDMGAHHVIDHREPLDRGLKAIGIDRAEYVAALTATDRHLPAIAELIAPQGHVAVIDDPPALDILPFKRKSVTISWELMFTRSLFRTGDMVEQHRILSEVSALVDAGLIRSTMTTRGGPINAANLRALHEAAERGTAIGKNVLEGF is encoded by the coding sequence ATGAAAGCCGTCGGTTTCACGAAGCAGGTCCCGACCAGCGACGCGGATTGCCTGGTCGACGTCGAGATCCCCGAGCCGGTCCCGGGCCCGCGCGACCTGGTCGTCCGCGTGAAGGCGGTCTCGGTCAACCCCGTCGATACGAAGGTGCGGAAGCGAGAGACCCCGGCGGCGGGCGCGGCGCGGATCCTCGGCTGGGACGCGGCCGGCGTCGTCGAGGCGGTCGGCCCCGAGGTGACGCTCTTCCGGCCCGGCGACCAGGTCTTCTACGCGGGCGACCTCACGCGGCCGGGGACCGACAGCGAGCTCCACGCGGTGGACGAGCGGATCGTCGGCCCGAAGCCGCGATCCCTCGACTTCGCCCAGGCCGCGGCGCTGCCGCTCACGTCGCTGACCGCCTGGGAGCTCCTGTTCGATCGGATGCGCGTCCCGCATGGCGAGAAGACGCGGCGCGGCACGCTCCTGGTCATCAACGGCGCCGGGGGCGTGGGCTCCATCCTCGTCCAGCTCGCCCGGCGGCTCACCGGCCTGACCGTCGTGGCCACGGCCTCGCGGCCCGAGACGGTCGCCTGGGTGAAGGACATGGGGGCGCACCACGTCATCGACCACCGCGAGCCGCTGGACCGGGGGTTGAAGGCCATCGGGATCGACCGGGCCGAGTACGTCGCCGCGCTGACCGCCACCGACCGCCACCTGCCCGCCATCGCCGAGCTGATCGCTCCGCAGGGGCACGTGGCGGTGATCGACGACCCCCCCGCGCTGGACATCCTCCCCTTCAAGCGCAAGAGCGTGACCATCTCATGGGAATTGATGTTCACGCGGTCCCTCTTCCGCACGGGGGACATGGTCGAGCAGCACCGGATCCTCTCCGAGGTCTCCGCCCTGGTGGACGCCGGCCTGATCCGGTCGACGATGACAACGCGCGGCGGACCCATCAACGCGGCGAACCTGCGGGCCCTGCACGAGGCCGCCGAGCGCGGCACCGCGATCGGCAAGAACGTGCTCGAGGGATTCTAA
- a CDS encoding serine/threonine-protein kinase: MSESGRCSNCGAMRPAGFLHGLCPACLLRAGAAGRNGDSAGASATASAGWRGGGSDGRRDPSRSIGPGGPGPSFGIGTKLGERFTLDAELGRGGMGTVYRASDHLLGRRVAIKMLRGTRTENEAGQIRLEAQILARLAHDRIVRLYDFGEADGTCFLIMEEVDGPSFADRWPDLPLSDRLRVCGQVAQALHFAHGQGVIHRDVKPGNVLLTSGDEAKLSDFGLSLAAGDRGDRDGSIRGTPLYMSPEQAQGAALSHRSDLYSLGVMLYECTTGEPPFVGDIASLLERHRAASPVPPRNRNPEIWSTLDGLIRSLLAKSPSRRPGSGNVVALELFEEAERAERLRRINPGVRRSGPGGQADAIPPGTPSASGWKPGAASANGARHSDREGMDSSPACSAPSMPIHPEPGDADPGSSPPRKPAGSSRVRRSTAAAAADHPVARRMLQETTATPILLSPEERYLCGHYLAYLLGGARRQGLLLGRPLDARNADRARFLLAMAWLSCVGPTDESIELAKALLDDRPDVRAALTPVVVMKYLASRDTPARHQWFRRVRSRLKDASAYARRKMLDSKGALNPGLMPRSLDDLRLIAPPRGVMDAHRVSLWNRVAEVWQEEDEFRKAVLRYATGSDARDSASVDLWPEVVYPLIEHTHWQRTFRPRLEAIWDYVVGQILKAPVPGVRLDRMMIVAIPLDVSEQLDRDLATFVEDPELREGETSSDEIQTPDDGWLEAEREGEGRKSERLPFYCDARIPREEAPADDDAPPDRTLVPLWPPDPFVFTQASLRDMWEEAMNLRHTSAGPRFLHRNVPVGPYRFAVAPTGVGRSELRAGAAIRAILQGLSTGKEIEVFTPSTIAANAASRTAIAIWLYENQSVLLAYLDFQSRDRYILWHAPKAHQFNLKYPEEVRTVLPTVNLEIPDRFDGLLAGR, translated from the coding sequence ATGAGCGAATCCGGACGATGTTCCAACTGCGGTGCAATGCGCCCGGCGGGGTTCCTCCACGGGCTCTGCCCGGCCTGCCTGCTCCGGGCGGGGGCGGCCGGGCGGAACGGGGACTCGGCCGGGGCGTCCGCGACGGCCTCGGCGGGGTGGCGGGGTGGCGGGTCGGATGGCCGCCGGGATCCGTCGCGGTCGATCGGCCCGGGGGGCCCGGGCCCGTCGTTCGGCATCGGTACGAAGCTCGGCGAGCGATTCACCCTGGACGCGGAGCTCGGCCGCGGGGGGATGGGGACCGTCTATCGGGCCAGCGACCACCTGCTCGGCAGGCGCGTGGCCATCAAGATGCTGAGGGGCACGCGCACCGAGAACGAGGCCGGGCAGATCCGGCTGGAGGCCCAGATCCTCGCCCGGCTCGCGCATGACCGGATCGTGCGGCTGTACGACTTCGGCGAGGCGGACGGGACGTGCTTCCTGATCATGGAGGAGGTGGACGGGCCGAGCTTCGCGGATCGCTGGCCGGACCTGCCGCTGAGCGATCGGCTGCGGGTCTGCGGGCAGGTCGCCCAGGCGCTCCATTTCGCCCACGGCCAGGGGGTGATCCACCGCGACGTCAAGCCGGGCAACGTCCTGCTCACCTCCGGCGACGAGGCGAAACTCTCCGACTTCGGCCTGTCCCTCGCGGCCGGCGACCGGGGCGATCGGGACGGGTCGATCCGGGGGACGCCGCTCTACATGAGCCCGGAGCAGGCCCAGGGGGCGGCGCTCAGCCATCGCTCCGACCTGTATTCCCTGGGCGTGATGCTCTACGAGTGCACGACGGGCGAGCCGCCCTTCGTCGGCGACATCGCCTCGCTGCTGGAGCGGCACCGGGCCGCCTCGCCGGTGCCTCCCAGGAACCGGAACCCCGAGATCTGGTCGACGCTGGACGGCCTGATCCGGTCGCTGCTCGCGAAGAGCCCGTCCAGGCGGCCGGGATCGGGCAACGTGGTGGCGCTGGAGCTCTTCGAGGAGGCCGAGCGGGCGGAGCGGCTCCGGCGGATCAACCCCGGGGTGAGGCGGTCGGGCCCGGGCGGGCAGGCCGATGCCATCCCGCCGGGCACGCCCTCCGCGAGCGGGTGGAAGCCGGGGGCCGCCTCCGCGAACGGGGCCCGGCACTCCGACCGCGAGGGCATGGACTCGTCGCCGGCCTGCTCCGCCCCGTCGATGCCGATCCACCCGGAGCCGGGCGACGCGGACCCCGGATCGTCGCCCCCGCGCAAGCCCGCCGGATCGTCGCGGGTCCGCCGCTCCACGGCGGCCGCCGCCGCGGATCACCCGGTCGCCCGCAGGATGCTCCAGGAGACGACGGCCACGCCGATCCTGCTCTCGCCGGAGGAGCGGTACCTCTGCGGCCATTACCTCGCCTACCTCCTGGGGGGCGCGCGGCGGCAGGGGCTGCTCCTCGGGCGGCCCCTCGACGCCCGGAATGCGGACCGGGCGCGGTTCCTGCTCGCGATGGCCTGGCTGTCCTGCGTCGGGCCGACCGACGAGTCGATCGAGCTCGCGAAGGCCCTGCTGGACGACCGCCCGGACGTCCGCGCCGCGCTCACGCCCGTGGTGGTCATGAAGTACCTGGCCAGCCGCGACACGCCCGCCCGGCACCAGTGGTTCCGCCGGGTCCGCTCCCGGCTGAAGGACGCCAGCGCGTACGCGCGGCGGAAGATGCTGGACTCCAAGGGCGCCCTCAATCCCGGGCTGATGCCCCGCAGCCTGGACGACCTGAGGCTCATCGCCCCGCCCCGCGGGGTCATGGACGCCCACCGCGTGTCCCTCTGGAACCGGGTGGCGGAGGTCTGGCAGGAGGAGGATGAATTCCGGAAGGCGGTCCTCCGCTATGCGACGGGGTCGGACGCCCGCGACTCCGCCAGCGTCGACCTCTGGCCGGAGGTCGTCTACCCCCTCATCGAGCACACCCACTGGCAGCGCACCTTCCGGCCCCGGCTCGAGGCCATCTGGGATTACGTGGTCGGCCAGATCCTCAAGGCCCCCGTGCCCGGGGTGCGGCTGGACCGCATGATGATCGTCGCCATCCCGCTGGACGTGTCGGAGCAACTCGACAGGGACCTGGCCACGTTCGTCGAGGATCCCGAGCTCCGCGAGGGGGAGACGAGCTCCGACGAGATCCAAACGCCCGACGACGGATGGCTGGAGGCGGAGCGCGAGGGCGAGGGCCGGAAGTCCGAGCGGCTCCCATTCTACTGCGACGCCCGGATCCCCCGGGAAGAAGCCCCGGCCGACGACGACGCCCCGCCCGACCGGACGCTGGTCCCCCTCTGGCCGCCCGACCCGTTCGTCTTCACCCAGGCGAGCCTCCGCGACATGTGGGAGGAGGCGATGAACCTCCGGCACACGTCCGCCGGCCCCCGATTCCTCCATCGGAACGTCCCGGTCGGGCCTTATCGGTTCGCGGTGGCCCCGACGGGCGTGGGCCGGTCCGAGCTCCGCGCCGGGGCGGCGATCCGGGCGATCCTCCAGGGCCTCTCGACGGGCAAGGAGATCGAGGTCTTCACGCCCTCGACCATCGCGGCGAACGCAGCCTCGAGGACGGCGATCGCCATCTGGCTCTACGAGAACCAGAGCGTCCTGCTCGCGTACCTCGACTTCCAGTCCAGGGACCGCTACATCCTCTGGCACGCGCCCAAGGCCCACCAGTTCAACCTCAAGTACCCGGAGGAGGTGAGGACCGTCCTCCCCACCGTGAACCTGGAGATCCCGGACCGGTTCGATGGGCTGCTGGCCGGCCGATGA
- a CDS encoding PEP-CTERM sorting domain-containing protein yields MPMGIGVGSPRAWGLVAACGCLALPSTVSCEDVKSARAYFVGNSVTDTIRYGSLAKLAESRGRTLTWGRDMIPGSPLSWLWDHPADGFRQEPFGLYPTALGEYSWDVLSLEPFDRHLDGKDGDLAAAGRFIDLALRRSPDVQVYIYSRWPRRDEGKDGSLSLDYRAKWLRKYTGGWDGTEETRDYFERVVAGLREAYRGKAKPALLVPVGDVLLELDARMKAGKVPGHSDIAQIYVDGIHFNNVGSYVVGLTYYATIFRDDPRGLPAGPYNEDLDPAKGRKIDEALAGAIQEAVWSVVSTHPLAGVRALPSRP; encoded by the coding sequence ATGCCCATGGGAATCGGCGTCGGATCGCCCCGCGCGTGGGGGCTCGTGGCGGCCTGCGGCTGCCTGGCCTTGCCCAGCACGGTCTCCTGCGAGGACGTGAAGTCCGCCAGGGCGTATTTCGTCGGCAACAGCGTGACCGACACGATCCGCTACGGCAGCCTGGCGAAGCTGGCCGAGAGCCGGGGCCGCACCCTGACCTGGGGGCGTGACATGATCCCCGGCTCCCCCCTGTCGTGGCTCTGGGACCACCCCGCGGACGGCTTCCGCCAGGAGCCGTTCGGGCTCTATCCGACGGCCCTCGGGGAGTACTCCTGGGACGTCCTGAGCCTGGAGCCGTTCGACCGCCACCTCGACGGGAAGGACGGCGACCTCGCGGCGGCGGGCCGGTTCATCGACCTCGCGCTGAGGCGCAGCCCGGACGTCCAGGTCTACATCTACTCCCGCTGGCCGCGCAGGGACGAGGGCAAGGACGGGTCCCTCTCCCTCGACTACCGGGCGAAGTGGCTCAGGAAGTACACGGGCGGCTGGGACGGCACGGAAGAGACCAGGGACTACTTCGAGCGGGTCGTCGCCGGCCTGAGGGAGGCATACCGGGGCAAGGCGAAGCCCGCGCTGCTGGTCCCGGTGGGCGACGTGCTCCTGGAGCTGGACGCGCGCATGAAGGCCGGCAAGGTGCCCGGCCATTCGGACATCGCTCAAATATACGTAGATGGGATCCACTTCAACAACGTCGGGTCGTATGTCGTCGGGCTGACCTACTACGCCACGATCTTCCGCGACGACCCGAGGGGCCTCCCCGCCGGGCCCTACAACGAGGACCTCGACCCGGCGAAGGGCCGGAAGATCGACGAGGCCCTGGCCGGGGCGATCCAGGAGGCGGTCTGGAGCGTCGTCAGCACGCACCCGCTGGCGGGAGTCCGCGCCCTCCCGTCGCGACCGTAA
- the ahr gene encoding NADPH-dependent aldehyde reductase Ahr, giving the protein MSIVHAWVVPGASQPMVRREVDLGPIGAEEVEVQVEHCGLCHSDLSIWADDWGMSQFPAVLGHEAIGKVVAVGPVAKGVKVGDRVGVGWYAGSCMHCRQCLSGDQHLCAEAQATIVGHRGAFASRVRSHWAWAVPIPEGLPAAEAGPLLCGGITVFSPLAMHARPTDRVGIVGLGGLGHMAVKFAAAYGCDVTAFTSSEHKFDEARGFGARHVVASRDSAAIGKLARSLDMLIVTVNVPLDWNALLGTLAPNGRMHVVGVVPEPIPVPAMSLIGPQASVSGSPTGSPVGIETMLEFAARHGVAPTTEHMPMSQINDAFARLQAGKARYRIVLDADF; this is encoded by the coding sequence ATGTCGATCGTTCACGCATGGGTCGTGCCGGGGGCGAGCCAGCCGATGGTCCGCCGGGAGGTGGACCTCGGGCCGATCGGGGCGGAGGAGGTGGAGGTGCAGGTGGAGCACTGCGGGCTCTGCCACTCCGACCTGTCGATCTGGGCCGACGACTGGGGCATGTCGCAATTCCCGGCGGTGCTCGGCCACGAGGCGATCGGCAAGGTGGTCGCGGTCGGCCCCGTCGCGAAGGGTGTGAAGGTCGGGGACCGCGTTGGGGTCGGCTGGTACGCCGGGAGCTGCATGCATTGCCGCCAGTGCCTCTCGGGCGACCAGCATCTCTGCGCCGAGGCCCAGGCGACGATCGTCGGCCACCGAGGCGCCTTCGCCAGCCGCGTCCGGTCGCACTGGGCCTGGGCGGTGCCGATCCCCGAGGGCCTGCCCGCGGCCGAGGCCGGCCCCCTGCTCTGCGGCGGGATCACGGTGTTCAGCCCGCTCGCGATGCACGCGAGGCCGACGGATCGGGTCGGCATCGTCGGCCTCGGCGGCCTCGGGCACATGGCGGTGAAGTTCGCCGCCGCCTACGGCTGCGACGTCACCGCGTTCACCTCCAGCGAGCACAAGTTCGACGAGGCCCGCGGCTTCGGCGCCCGGCACGTCGTCGCCAGCCGCGACTCCGCGGCGATCGGCAAGCTGGCCCGCAGCCTGGACATGCTGATCGTCACCGTGAATGTCCCGCTCGACTGGAACGCGCTCCTGGGCACCCTCGCGCCGAACGGCCGGATGCACGTCGTCGGCGTGGTGCCCGAGCCGATCCCCGTCCCCGCGATGTCGCTGATCGGGCCGCAGGCCAGCGTCTCCGGATCCCCGACGGGCTCCCCGGTCGGGATCGAGACCATGCTGGAGTTCGCCGCGCGGCACGGCGTCGCCCCGACGACCGAGCACATGCCGATGAGCCAGATCAATGACGCCTTCGCGCGGCTGCAAGCCGGCAAGGCCCGGTATCGGATCGTGCTGGACGCGGACTTCTGA
- a CDS encoding spherulation-specific family 4 protein, with protein MSDLPPPRSHGAVPARILVAAVSAAAVALAAMAALPRREPRPSWIPIVPAYFYPSGSRDAAWEAIAAAAGDVPVRVILNPASGPGATADLRHASACRRARAAGVRILGYVHTSYGARDPGLVRADVEGYTRLYEVDGFFVDEMSNDPRSVPYYAELRGFIKGLNPAFEIVGNPGTLTDEAYRTTPTADVLVLFEGTAASFRDFGPPAWALRYPPGGFAAIVHGAGAAGDMRRAFDHASRAHLGGLYVTDGDGANPYDHLPPYWAGEVARMKRPR; from the coding sequence TTGTCCGACCTTCCTCCACCGCGATCGCACGGAGCAGTCCCCGCGCGGATCCTGGTCGCGGCCGTCTCGGCGGCGGCCGTCGCGTTGGCGGCGATGGCCGCCCTCCCCCGCCGGGAGCCGCGCCCGTCCTGGATCCCCATCGTGCCGGCCTACTTCTACCCGTCGGGGTCGCGTGACGCGGCCTGGGAGGCGATCGCCGCGGCGGCCGGGGACGTGCCCGTCCGCGTGATCCTCAACCCGGCGAGCGGCCCGGGGGCGACGGCCGACCTGCGCCATGCGTCCGCCTGCCGGCGGGCCCGCGCGGCGGGGGTCCGCATCCTCGGCTATGTCCACACCTCCTACGGGGCCCGCGACCCCGGCCTCGTCCGGGCCGACGTCGAGGGCTACACCCGGCTCTACGAGGTGGACGGGTTCTTCGTGGACGAGATGTCCAACGATCCCCGATCCGTCCCCTACTACGCGGAACTCCGGGGCTTCATCAAGGGCCTGAACCCGGCCTTCGAAATCGTCGGCAACCCGGGGACGCTCACCGACGAGGCCTACCGGACGACCCCCACGGCGGACGTGCTGGTCCTCTTCGAAGGGACGGCGGCGAGCTTCCGGGACTTCGGCCCCCCCGCGTGGGCGCTGCGGTACCCGCCGGGCGGCTTCGCCGCGATCGTCCACGGCGCCGGAGCCGCGGGGGACATGCGGCGGGCGTTCGATCACGCCTCGCGGGCCCACCTCGGCGGGCTCTACGTCACCGACGGCGACGGCGCGAATCCGTACGACCACCTCCCCCCCTACTGGGCCGGCGAGGTCGCCCGCATGAAGCGGCCGCGATGA
- a CDS encoding ECF-type sigma factor, with protein sequence MRVGTRAEARAEGAGRVEDAEILAVPAVPVARVPPRGVVPLLGRLGDDQLRRIALDRMEGYTTDEIAERLGCARRTVARRLDLICQIWTREVA encoded by the coding sequence GTGAGGGTAGGGACGCGGGCGGAAGCTCGGGCGGAGGGAGCGGGACGCGTCGAGGATGCTGAAATCCTCGCCGTTCCAGCCGTCCCGGTCGCGAGGGTTCCACCGCGGGGAGTCGTTCCACTCCTGGGCCGGCTCGGGGACGACCAGCTCCGCCGGATCGCCCTGGACCGCATGGAGGGCTACACGACCGACGAGATCGCCGAGCGGCTCGGCTGCGCGCGGCGCACGGTCGCCAGGCGGCTTGACCTGATCTGCCAGATCTGGACGCGGGAGGTCGCATGA
- the fusA gene encoding elongation factor G, translating into MGSEPDQPDLRRIRNIGIIAHIDAGKTTTTERILYYTGEIHRMGDVDKGNTTTDYLEEERERGITIVAAAITCRWRDAAGDPITINIIDTPGHVDFTAEVERSLRVLDGAVVIFSAVEGVEAQSETVWRQAAKYHIPRLCFINKMDRIGAEFDRVYAEIEERLLDSRPIPIQIPIGAGPEGTMGEFQGLIDLVAMKALHFKTEDLGSTFTVDEIPEPLRLEADAWRETMLNNLSAFDEQFAEQYMAHLDGAELSEGMIHAALRRATLTGRVQPVLCGSSFKYVGVQRLLDAVASYLPSPLDRPPVEGLHPKKGTELARKPSPDEPFSGLVFKVTSDAHGDLSFLRIYSGTLKAGTRAYNPGKEKKENCSRLYHIRADDREQIAVGTTGDIVGIVGLKDTFTGDTLCDATHPILLERIEFPETVISMSIEPVSSADKGKLSDTLNALSREDPTFTYKVNEETGQTLISGMGELHLEILKNRMTRDFNLKVHVGRPRVSYRETIKKAVKRIEGTCIRQTGGSGLYAKVTIDLEPEAQAKGAPVLHFVNKMKGGTIPAEFVPAIEAGLREEAKSGGRTGYPLVDLKVTLVDAAYHDVDSNDLAYRFAASDALRKAVEEAGPVLLEPIMRIEVVTPDDYLGNITADLSARRALIERTSTRGKLMVIDARAPLEKMFGYSTAVRSLSQGRASYTMEPLEYAAAPDSMLEAIAGL; encoded by the coding sequence ATGGGCAGCGAACCCGACCAACCCGACCTCCGCCGCATCCGCAACATCGGCATCATCGCCCACATCGACGCCGGCAAGACCACGACCACCGAGCGGATCCTGTATTACACCGGCGAGATCCACCGGATGGGCGACGTGGACAAGGGCAACACCACGACCGACTACCTCGAGGAGGAGCGGGAGCGGGGCATCACCATCGTCGCCGCCGCCATCACCTGCCGCTGGCGCGACGCGGCCGGCGACCCGATCACGATCAACATCATCGACACCCCCGGCCACGTCGACTTCACCGCCGAGGTCGAGCGCTCGCTCCGCGTCCTCGACGGGGCGGTCGTCATCTTCTCCGCCGTCGAGGGCGTCGAGGCCCAGAGCGAGACCGTCTGGCGGCAGGCGGCCAAGTACCACATCCCCCGCCTCTGCTTCATCAACAAGATGGACCGCATCGGCGCCGAGTTCGACCGCGTCTACGCGGAGATCGAGGAGCGCCTGCTGGACAGCCGGCCGATCCCCATCCAGATCCCGATCGGCGCGGGGCCGGAGGGGACCATGGGCGAGTTCCAGGGCCTCATCGACCTGGTCGCCATGAAGGCCCTCCACTTCAAGACCGAGGACCTCGGCTCCACGTTCACCGTCGACGAGATCCCCGAGCCGCTCCGCCTCGAGGCCGACGCCTGGCGCGAGACCATGCTCAATAACCTCTCGGCCTTCGACGAGCAGTTCGCCGAGCAGTACATGGCCCACCTCGACGGCGCGGAGCTGTCCGAGGGCATGATCCACGCCGCGCTGCGGCGCGCGACGCTCACCGGCCGCGTCCAGCCGGTGCTCTGCGGCTCCAGCTTCAAGTACGTCGGCGTCCAGCGCCTGCTCGACGCGGTGGCCTCGTACCTGCCCAGCCCGCTCGACCGCCCGCCCGTCGAGGGCCTGCACCCCAAGAAGGGGACCGAGCTCGCCCGCAAGCCGAGCCCGGACGAGCCCTTCAGCGGGCTGGTCTTCAAGGTCACCAGCGACGCCCACGGCGACCTCTCCTTCCTGCGGATCTACTCCGGGACGCTCAAGGCCGGCACCCGCGCCTACAACCCGGGCAAGGAGAAGAAGGAGAACTGCTCCCGGCTCTACCACATCCGCGCCGACGACCGCGAGCAGATCGCGGTGGGCACGACCGGGGACATCGTCGGCATCGTCGGCCTGAAGGACACGTTCACCGGCGACACCCTCTGCGACGCCACCCACCCGATCCTGCTGGAGCGGATCGAGTTCCCGGAGACGGTCATCAGCATGTCCATCGAGCCGGTCAGCTCGGCCGACAAGGGCAAGCTGTCGGACACGCTGAACGCCCTCTCCCGCGAGGATCCCACGTTCACCTACAAGGTCAATGAGGAGACCGGCCAGACCCTGATCTCGGGCATGGGCGAGCTCCACCTGGAGATCCTCAAGAACCGGATGACCCGCGACTTCAACCTGAAGGTGCACGTCGGCCGGCCCCGCGTGAGCTACCGCGAGACGATCAAGAAGGCGGTCAAGCGGATCGAGGGCACCTGCATCCGGCAGACGGGCGGCTCCGGGCTCTACGCCAAGGTCACCATCGACCTGGAGCCCGAGGCCCAGGCCAAGGGCGCGCCCGTGCTCCACTTCGTCAACAAGATGAAGGGGGGCACGATCCCGGCGGAGTTCGTGCCGGCCATCGAGGCGGGCCTCCGCGAGGAGGCCAAGTCCGGCGGCCGGACCGGCTACCCGCTCGTGGACCTGAAGGTCACGCTGGTGGACGCCGCCTATCACGACGTCGACTCCAACGACCTGGCCTACCGCTTCGCCGCGTCCGATGCGCTGCGGAAGGCCGTCGAGGAGGCGGGCCCGGTGCTCCTGGAGCCGATCATGCGGATCGAGGTCGTCACGCCGGACGACTACCTGGGCAACATCACCGCCGACCTATCCGCCCGCCGCGCCCTGATCGAGCGGACGAGCACCCGCGGCAAGCTGATGGTGATCGACGCCCGGGCCCCGCTCGAGAAGATGTTCGGCTACTCCACCGCCGTCCGCAGCCTCAGCCAGGGCCGCGCCAGCTACACGATGGAACCGCTCGAGTACGCCGCCGCCCCGGACAGCATGCTCGAGGCCATCGCCGGGCTCTGA
- a CDS encoding TetR/AcrR family transcriptional regulator: MPSGRVRQFDADEALERAMGVFWRRGYEGATLDELTAAMGINRPSLYAAFGNKEQLFRRVLERYRAGPVGFLRDALEEPTAREVAEAILRGAWRAFCDPGNPGGCLVVQAALACGAESESVRQELAAGRERAVAAIRERLRRAAREGDLPAGASPRVLARYLATVMHGLAVQAAGGAGASELRRVADLAMRAWPTA; this comes from the coding sequence ATGCCGTCCGGCCGGGTGCGACAGTTCGATGCCGACGAGGCCCTGGAGAGGGCGATGGGCGTCTTCTGGCGGCGCGGCTACGAGGGGGCGACCCTCGACGAGTTGACGGCGGCGATGGGGATCAACCGCCCGAGCCTCTACGCGGCGTTCGGCAACAAGGAGCAGCTCTTCCGCAGGGTGCTGGAGCGTTACCGCGCCGGCCCCGTCGGGTTCCTCCGCGACGCCCTGGAGGAGCCGACGGCCCGGGAGGTGGCCGAGGCGATCCTCCGCGGCGCCTGGCGGGCCTTCTGCGACCCGGGCAACCCGGGGGGCTGCCTCGTCGTCCAGGCCGCGCTCGCCTGCGGCGCGGAGTCCGAGTCCGTCCGCCAGGAGCTGGCCGCCGGCCGCGAGAGGGCCGTCGCCGCGATCCGCGAGCGCCTCCGCCGGGCGGCCCGCGAGGGCGACCTGCCGGCGGGCGCGAGCCCGAGGGTCCTCGCGCGTTACCTGGCCACCGTCATGCACGGCCTCGCCGTCCAGGCCGCCGGCGGCGCCGGCGCCTCGGAGCTCCGCCGCGTCGCCGACCTGGCCATGCGGGCGTGGCCGACCGCCTGA